In the genome of Armatimonadota bacterium, the window TGAGAAGTGAGCTGGTCAGCGCGGCGCTCGCCAGCGGCGCCATGACCGGTGCGTGGTACGACCCCAGCCACGACGGTGAAGGCTGGCTGATTGAAGTGCTGGCGGAAAATCGCGCACTGGTCACCTGGTACAGCTACGACCAGCAAGGTAAGCAGATGTGGTTGATCGGTGTCGGTGAGATTTCCGGCAGCATCATTCAGATCGATGAATTGCAGGTGACACACGGCGCCGTTTTCGGCCCAGATTTCGACCCGGAAGACGTCATACTGAATACCTGGGGTTCGCTGGAGATCGAATTCATCGACTGCAATTCCGCCACATTCACTTACCAATCAATCACCGGATTCGGTAGCGGCGCCCTGGACGCGATCCGCTTAACCAATTTGTCCGGCCTGGAGTGTGCGCCATGAGCAAGTTTTTACTGACCGCTCTCCTGTTCGCGGCCAGCGGCGCGGTCCAGGCGCAGGAGTTTCCTTTTTCGCCGGGCAGCGGTGAACTGCGCATCGTGACCTGGAACATTGAAAACCTCGGCAGCCGGACCCCGCGGCGCAGCGATGCGGAACTGGAATTACTGGCCGAACGGATCGCCAGCTTCGAGGCCCCGGTGATCGCCATCCAGGAAATTGGCAGTGGCGCAGGTCGCGCCCGGCCCGCGCTGGAGCAGATCCTGGCTGGTCTTGGTCCCGACTGGCGTGTGGTCGCCGCCGCTACGAGCAACGGGTTTATTTTCGATTCACGGGTCGTGGAACTGATCTCCAGTGAACAACTGGATCAACTGCAGGGGCCACAGTACAACGCATTTTACAGCGACTTTCCGAACTGGCAGAACGATTTCGGCAACGCCGGCGACCCGTTTACAACCGGCCGCAGCCTGCCGATGGCCGCAGAATTTCGCTTGATAGGAGCCGGCAGCGCACTGCCCGTGCTACTTCTGAGTAGCCACTTTCACGGCGGCTCGGATTTTGACTTGCAAAGGAGCTACGAGGGACAGGCGATCCAGGCGTGGATCGACGAGATTGTTCAGACCGAAGCCGCAAGCAGCCGGATTTATCTGCTCGGCGACTTCAATGCCGAACCAGGTAACTCACCGCACACTGAGCTGGGGATGTTGCGGCTGGAAAAGGAGAACACCACCAATACGGGGATTCTGTCTGCCGGCGGCATCGAACTAGACCACATCTATGCGACAGCCGATGGCTTTCCCTATGTCAGCCACGGTACCGCCTTTGTAATTCAGCCGGAACACTAC includes:
- a CDS encoding endonuclease/exonuclease/phosphatase family protein; amino-acid sequence: MSKFLLTALLFAASGAVQAQEFPFSPGSGELRIVTWNIENLGSRTPRRSDAELELLAERIASFEAPVIAIQEIGSGAGRARPALEQILAGLGPDWRVVAAATSNGFIFDSRVVELISSEQLDQLQGPQYNAFYSDFPNWQNDFGNAGDPFTTGRSLPMAAEFRLIGAGSALPVLLLSSHFHGGSDFDLQRSYEGQAIQAWIDEIVQTEAASSRIYLLGDFNAEPGNSPHTELGMLRLEKENTTNTGILSAGGIELDHIYATADGFPYVSHGTAFVIQPEHYFETPEEFEAVYSDHAPVLVVLEWQG